From the Triticum urartu cultivar G1812 chromosome 4, Tu2.1, whole genome shotgun sequence genome, the window caagtagaggcatactagtgacactctgtttgtctatgtactcacacatgtattatgtttccggttaatacaattctagcatgaataataaacatttatcatgaaataaggaaataaataataactttattattgcctctagggcatatttccttcagtctcccacttgcactagagtcaataatctagattacacagtaatgattcttacacccatggagtcttggtgttgatcatgttttgctcgtggaagaggcttagtcaacgggtctgcaacattcagatccgtatgtatcttgcaaatctctatgtctcccacctggactagatcccggatggaattgaagcgtctcttgatgtgcttggttctcttgtgaaatctggattcctttgccaaggcaattgcaccaatattgtcacaaaagattttcattggacccgatgcactaggtatgacacctagatcggttatgaactccttcatccagactccttcatttgctgcttctgaaggagctatgtactccgcttcacatgtagatcccgctacgacgctttgtttagaactgcagcaactgacagctccaccgtttaatgtaaacacgtatccggtttgcgatttagaatcgtccggatcagtgtcacagcttgcatcaacgtaaacgtttacgatgagctctttgtcacctccatatacgagaaacatatccttagtccttttcaggtactttaggatattcttgaccgctgtccagtgatccactcatggattactttggtacctccctgctaaacttatagcaaggcacacatcaggtctggtacacagcattgcatacatgatagagcctatggctgaagcatagggaacatctttcattttctctctatcttctgcagtggtcgggcattgagtcttactcaacttcacaccttgtaacacaggcaagaaccctttctttgcttgatccatttgaactttttcaaaatcttgtcaaggtatgtgctttgtgaaagtccaattaagcgtcttgatctatctctatagatattaatgcctaatatgtaagcagcttcaccgagctctttcattgaaaaactcttgttcaagtatccctttatgctatctagaaattctatatcatttccaattattaatatgtcatccacatataatatcagaaatgctacagagctcccactcactttcttgtaaatacaggcttctccaaaagtctgtataaaaccaaatgctttgatcacactatcaaagcgtttattccaactccgagaggcttgcaccagtccataaatggatcgctggagcatgcacactttattagctccctttggatcgacaaaaccttctggttgcatcatatacaactctttttccagaaatccattcaggaatgcagttttgacatccatctgccaaatttcataatcataaaatgcggcaattgctaacatgattcggacagacttaagcatcgctacgggtgagaaggtctcatcgtagtcaatcccttgaacttgccgaaaaccttttgcgacaagtcgagctttgtagacagtaatattaccgtcagcgtcagtcttcttcttgaagatccatttattctcaattgcttgccgatcagcgggcaagtcaaccaaagtccatactttgttctcatacatggatcccatctcagatttcatggcttcaagccattttgcggaatctgggctcaccatcgcttcttcataattcgtaggttcatcatgatctagtagcatgacttccagaacaggattaccgtaccactctggtgcggatctcactctggttgatctacaaggttcagtagtatcttgatctaaagtttcatgatcatcatcattagcttcctcactagttggtgtaggtgtcactgaaacagctttctgtgatgtactactttccaataagggagcaggtacagttacctcgtcaagttctactttcctcccactcacttctttcgagagaaactccttctccagaaagtttccgaatttagcaacaaaagtcttgccttcggatctgtgatagaaggtgtatccaatagtttcctttggatatcctatgaagacacatttctccgatttgggttcgagcttatcaggttgaagctttttcacataagcatcgcagccccaaactttcagaaacgacagctttggtttcttgccaaaccacagttcataaggtgtcgtctcaacggattttgatggtgccctatttaacgtgaatgcggccgtctctagagcgtatccccaaaacgatagcgataaatcagtaagagacatcatagatcgcaccatatccagtaaagtacgattacgacattcggacacaccattacctgtggtgttccgggtggcgtgagttgcgaaactattccgcattgtttcaaatgtacaccaaactcgtaactcacatattctcctccacgatcagatcgtagaaactttattttcttgttacgatgattttccacttcactctgaaattctttgaacttttcaaatgtttcagacttatgtttcattaagtagatatacccatatctgcttaaatcatctgtgaaggtgagaaaataacgatatccgccacgagcctcaatattcatcggaccacatacatttgtatgtatgatttccagcaaatctgttgctctctccatagtaccggggaacggtgttttagtcatcttgcccatgaggcacggttcgcaagtaccaagtgattcataatcaagtggttccaaaagtccatcagtatggagtttcttcatgcgctttacaccgatatgacctaaacggcagtgccacaaataagttgcaccatcattatcaactctgcatcttttggcttcaacattatgaatatgtgtatcactactctcgagattcaataagaataaaccactcttcaagggcgcatgaccataaaagatattactcatataaatagaacaaccattattctctgatttaaatgaataaccttctcgcattaaacaagatccagatataatgttcatgctcaacgctggcaccaaataacaattatttaggtctaatattaatcccgaaggtagatgtagaggtagcgtgccgacgcgatcacatcaactttggaaccgtttcccacgcgcatcgtcacctcgtccttagctaatcttcgcttaatccgtagtccctgtttcgagttgcaaatattaacaacagaaccagtatcaaatacccaggtgctactgcgagcattagtaaggtacacatcaataacatgtatatcgcatatacctttgttcaccttgccatccttatccgccaaatacttggggcagttccgcttccagtgaccagtctgcttgcagtagaagcactcagtttcaggcttaggtccagacttgggtttcttctcttgagcagcaactttcttgccgttcttcttgaagttccccttcttcttccttttgccctttttcttgaaactagtggtcttgttgaccatcaacacttgatgctcctttttgatttctacctccgcagctttcagcattgcgaagagctcgggaatagtcttattcatcccttgcatattatagttcatcatgaagctcttgtagcttggtggcagtgattggagaactctgtcaatgacgcaatcatctggaagattaactcccaattgaatcaagtgattattatacccagacattttgagtatatgctcactgacagaactgttctcctccatcttgcagctatagaacttattggagacttcatatctctcaatccgggcatttgcttgaaatattaacttcaactcctggaacatctcatatgctccatgacgttcaaaacgtcgttgaagtcccgattctaagccgtaaagcatggcacactgaactatcgagtagtcatcagctttgctctgccagacgttcataacatctggtgttgctccagcagcaggcctggcacccggcggtgcttccaggacgtaattcttctgtgcagcaatgaggataatcctcaagttacggacccagtccgtgtaattgctaccatcatctttcaactttgctttctcaaggaacgcattaaaattcaacgaaacaatagcacgagccatctatctacaatcaatataaacaagcaagatactatcagggactaagttcatgataaatttaagttcaattaatcatattacttaagaactcccacttagatagacatccctctaatcttctaagtgatcacgtgatccaaatcaactaaaccatgtacgatcatcatgtgagatggagtagtttcatcggtgaacattactatgttgatcatatctactatatgattcacgcttgacctttcggtctccgtgttccgaggccatatctgtatatgcttggctcgtcaagtataacctgagtattccgcgtgtgcaactgttttacacccgttgtatttgaacgtagagcctatcacacccgatcatcacgtggtgtctcagcacgaagaacttttgcaacggtgcatactcagggagaacacttcttgataattttagtgagagatcatcttataatgctaccgtcaatcaaagcaagataagatgcataaaagataaacatcacatgcaatcaatataagtgatatgatatggccatcatcatcttgtgcctgtgatctccatctccgaagcaccgtcatgatcaccatcgtcaccggcgcgacaccttgatctccatcgtagcatcgttgtcgtctcgccaatcttatgcttccacgactatcgctaccgcttagtgataaagtaaagcattacatcgcgattgcattgcatacaataaagcgacaaccatatggctcctgccagttgccgataactcggttacaaaacatgatcatctcatacaataaaatttagcatcatgtcttgaccatatcacatcacaacatgccatgcaaaaacaagttagacgtcctctactttgttgttgcaagttttacgtggctgctacgggcttaagcaagaaccaatctcacctacgcatcaaaaccacaacgatagtttgtcaagttgatgccgttttaaccttcgcaaggaccgggcgtagccacactcggttcaactaaagttggagagactgtcgcccgcaagccacctatgtgcaaagcacgtcgggagaatcggtctcgcgtaagcgtacgcgtaatgttggtccgggtcgtctcgtccaacaataccgccgaaccgaagtatgacatgctggtaggcagtatgacttatatcgcccacaactcacttgtgttctactcgtgcaaataacatcaaaccataaaacctaggctctgataccactgttggggaacgtagtaatttcaaaattttcctacgcacacgcaagatcatggtgatgcatagcaacgagaggggagagtatgatctacgtacccttgtagatcgcaacggaagcgttaacacaacgtagaggaagtagtcgtacgtcttcccgatccgaccgatccaagcaccgttactccggcacctccgagttcttagcacacgtacagctcgatgacgctccccgggctccgatccagcaaagcttcggggatgagttccatcagcacgacggcgtggtgacgatgatgatgttctaccgacgcagggcttcgcctaagcactacaacgatatgatcgaggtgcaATAttgtggcagggggcaccgcacacggctaaggaaagatcacgaggatcaacttgtgtgtcctggggtgcccccctgcctccgtatataaagaagccaagggggagggggcggccggccaaggagggcgcgccaggggagtcctactcccaccggaagtaggatccccccccccaatcctagttagAATAGGATTCGCTGAGGGGGAaaggagagaggggggccggccacctctccttgtcctaataggactaggggaggggggaggcgcgcggcccatcttgggctgccccttctcttttccactaaggcccatatagctcccggggggttccggtaacctcccggtactccggtaaaatcccgatttcacccggaacacttctgatatccaaacataggcttccaatatatcaatctttatctctcgaccatttcgagactcctcgtcatgtccgtgatcacatccgggactccgaactaacttcggtacatcaaaatgcataaactcataataactgtcatcgtaacgttaagcgtgcggaccctacggttcgagaacaatgtagacatgactgagacaaatctccggtcaataaccaacagcggggcctggatgcccatattggctcctacatattctacgaagatctttatcggtcagaccgcataacaacatatgttgttccctttgtcatcggtatgttacttgcccgagattcgatcgtcggtatccaatacctagttcaatctcgttaccggcaagtctctttactcgttccgtaatacatcatctcacaactaacatattagttgtaatgcttgcaaggcttatgtgatgtgcattaccgagagggcccagagatatctctccgacaatcggagtgacaaatcctaatcttgaaatacgccaacccaacatctacctttggagacacctgtagtactcctttataatcactcagttacgttatgacgtttggtagcacccaaagtgttcctccggtaaacgggagttgcataatctcatagttataggaacatgtataagtcatgaagaaagctatagcaacatactaaacgatcgggtgctaagctaatggaatgggtcatgtcaatcagatcattcaactaatgatgtgatcccattaatcaaataacaactctttgttcgtggttaggaaacataaccatctttgattaacgagctagtcaagtagaggcatactagtgacactctgtttgtctatgtactcacacatgtattatgtttccggttaatacaattctagcatgaataataaacatttatcatgaaataaggaaataaataataactttattattgcctctagggcatatttccttcaccaggCACCTGCCCGAGCGCGAGAAACTCCCTGCCGCCACCTTCCTTGGCTGTGTTCAAGGCCTGCCCGGCGCCAGCCTCTTGCAGCGCCGAGGAATGGATAGGACGCGGGGAAGCCTAGCGGTGGCGGCGCGAGATCGCCCCCGTGTCGCCCTACCGGGGCGGCGTGGGGGACCTTCCGTCACATGGCCGTTTAGCTAGGCAATCGTTTAGGTGTTTTCCTTGATAAACTCCAGCAGCTCCTTTttcatttcttcttttcttgcACTCATCTTTTTATGTGATGCATTCCTCTTTGAGGGTGTTCTTATAAGGCTAGTCATAgcgggagtaacataggtagtaacatacTCCCttctttccggtttataaggctcaattcaaaaatctcaccaatcaaggtagatgatgagtggtggaatattttgtagtttgcaaaagcacctaattaatgctcTTATTTTCCttaaaaaattatgtttacgaatgcattaattgcaatgcatgcatgcataaagtgcatgcattggtcagttttctcttaatacttgcatgcaatgatttaatgcattTTGAAGTCCGAACATGTGAtagggaacaaccaaattgagccttataaatgaaaaaactaaaattttgagataagccttataaaccggaaaggagggagtagatgTCACGTAAGCAAAAACGGTGATATGGCAAGTAGTTAACGAGGAGAGTGGCAAATaaagtaacataatatgttaccaTCACATAGCGTTTTTCAATGCATAATGAGTCTACAAAATAATATGTATGTTGCTAGTCTAAGTTACactccactatgactagcctatgCCCTTTCTAATCAAATTCATTGATTTGGTAGCTCCCCTACCAACAttgatttttttttttttttgctctCCTCCGATGGCAAGGCACCACGCCGCGCCATGTGTTCAACCCAGAGCCTCCCATATTCGGCCAGTGACACCCGGTGTCTGCTCTTAACCCCGGTTCGTCCTTTTCACCAAAGCAGTGGAACCCGTCGCACTTCCCAAAGAAAATGTGATGTGAGCTATACTATAGTAGTAGTGCTCCACTACCACTTGTGTGTAAGCGTGCTCGGCGTCTGTTTCGCTTCCCACTAGCAGTAACCTTCCTCGAGGCGCAAGGTGGAGCAGTACGACGGAGGAGCGATCAAAATCAAAAGCAAACATGACGAACAAGAAGCCTACTTGGTCCTCCTCGGCGTCCGCCTGCTCCGGGGGCTCCCGCATTGGGCTACCCTGCGCGGTGGCGaaccagaagaagaagaagagggccaGGAGCGACGCCGTCGTTGTCCCGGCGAGGGGGTCATCCGTGTACAGAGGCGTGAGCAGGTGAGCATGCACTTCTTTCTCCCCTTCTTGGTTTCATCCGGGTGGCGATCTTTGTGTTTGATTTCTGATCGAGATGTGCGCCATTGGTGGTGGTGTAGGCACTGCGCCTCGGGAAAGTACGAGGTGCACCTGTGGGACAGGCATTACCGGAGCACGGCTGAGAACAGGAGAGGCAGGCAAGGTGAGAGACACCCAGCCTTGGCTGGATCAAATCCCTTTCTTTCAGACCAGCTAGCTACCTCATTTTGCTCTATTTTGATCGTCACTTTAATTTATTCTTGCCACTTCGATGTTCTTTGATGTGCTAGCTAGCTGACGTTCTTGGTCTTTGACTAATTTGTGTTGCAATCTTGTGTTCGTCTGCCTCGGGACACGTGTGGTGAACTGGTGGTGATACGCATCCATGTCTCACCGCTTCTACTATTAGTTTATTTGGGTGAGTCAAGAAAGATCCTTTCGCTTCTTGAAAAGAAACGCTCACATACTTCTCAATGCCATGATTGACACCAACATCTAGATTGCATTGTCCCTCGCCGCTTAAGGCGCATGGTTTCGTTAAGATCACTGCTTACTCTTGTTTCTTGGCAGGAGCTTATGACACCGAAGAGGCTGCAGCTCGCACCTATGATCTCGCGGCGCTCAAGTACTGGGGTGCACAGTGCGGCGGCCTCCTCCTTAACTTCCCGGTAAGTTGTGTCTTGTCATATCATATGTCAGTACTAGTCAATACGAATACCTGTACTACTCAGCTGGCCGCTATAATTCTGTTCGACATGAGAGGACTGCCCTGCGATCGTTGCTGCAGGTGGACACGTACAAGGACGAGCTGGAGAGGATGCAACGCGTGACCAGAGAGGAGTACGTGGCCATACTCAGGCGCGACAGCAGTGGCTTCACCAGAGGCGCCTCCAAGTACAGGGGAGTAGCAAAGTATGTATGCACTCACGCCTTCCTCGAGGAGAGATTATCCTCGATCAGATCAACCACATTGACACTGCAATGACATGCCATGAGTGATCTTGCTGACATGAAGTAACTTATTGGCACTGCAGGCATCACAAGAAGGGCCGGTGGGAGGCGAGGATAGGCTGCGGtagcggcagcggcagcggcggcggcaagAGATACCTCTACTTGGGGATATTCAGTGTGTTCTCTATCGTTCTGTCCTTGCAAGTTCGCTCTACTAGTAGTACGTTTCTGTGGCTCATCTCAAGAAACGGCACTCTGAATCTGCATGCAGTTACCCAGGAAGAGGCGGCCCGGGCCTACGACCTCGCGGCGATACAACTCCGGGGCCTCGCCGCGGTCACCAACTTCGACGTCGATTCCTACTACGTGGACCAGCAGCTGCAGCCGCCCCTCTGCAAGGTCGACCCAGACCCTGAACCGGCAGGGCAACTGCTGCTGCCCAAGGTCGAGCCCAAGGAGGAAGAGCCCGAGCCCGGGCCAGTGCTCCGGGACGACGTGGACGACGTCGACTGCGCCATCGCCGAGGTACTGCAGGCGCTCTGCATGGACCGCGCCGACTTCGAGGCCAGGTACCCGCCCCGCGGCGCGCCCGGATGGTGGCCGTCTGACGACGACTTGCGCGAGCTGCCGGCTGACGTGGGCTTCGAGGACGACATCGAGAGCGTGCTCTTCgacgcgccgcccgccgcctgaGTTTTGGTCTCCTGTCCTGCGCAGCCGCCAGCCCGCCATGCCCAGCTCGCAGGATGGTGATGGACGTGAGCTGTTTGTGCCGGTGCATTGCATGCGTGTCCGTGTCTCAGCCTCTCAGGCATGTAGGTAGGTAGTACACGCGGTAAATAGCTGTGGGCAATGGCGAAGTGTGGTTAATTTTGGGGTGGCAGCGGCGTCATGGCCGGCCGGTAACCGCCTTGTAGCATGTGAAAGTGGGACAACTGGTGAAGGCTCCAGCATTTGGCAGTGAAACTTTGGGAATGGCTAGGGGACAGTAGACTGAACTTAAATTTAGAATCCGAGTCACTCGAGTTGTTCCTAGCCGTTGGATGAAAAAGCAACCGTCAGATCTTcgtctctctgaaaatattgttCATGGTCGTCCTCCTCGCGACCTTTATCTGAACCGCCCTCAACCGCCAGCCTAACCGCCTGTTTCCACTATTTGTGGCCGGCTGCACTTCCGTGACCGCCTTGTCTACCCGCCCTCCCCTCAAGTGTCGTGTTGCCGCCATTCATGGCCAGCGCTCTAACCCCGGCGATGAAtcgttttttttttcttttgac encodes:
- the LOC125553716 gene encoding AP2-like ethylene-responsive transcription factor At1g16060, producing the protein MTNKKPTWSSSASACSGGSRIGLPCAVANQKKKKRARSDAVVVPARGSSVYRGVSRHCASGKYEVHLWDRHYRSTAENRRGRQGAYDTEEAAARTYDLAALKYWGAQCGGLLLNFPVDTYKDELERMQRVTREEYVAILRRDSSGFTRGASKYRGVAKHHKKGRWEARIGCGSGSGSGGGKRYLYLGIFSVFSIVLSLQVRSTSSTFLWLISRNGTLNLHAVTQEEAARAYDLAAIQLRGLAAVTNFDVDSYYVDQQLQPPLCKVDPDPEPAGQLLLPKVEPKEEEPEPGPVLRDDVDDVDCAIAEVLQALCMDRADFEARYPPRGAPGWWPSDDDLRELPADVGFEDDIESVLFDAPPAA